The genomic DNA GATCCGCTGCTGGCAAATATCCCTGTTCTGCTTCAGGGAACCCAGGAAAAGTGCGAGGAGGAAAGTCTCGATCGCGACCATGCCTGTCCCCTGCCCACCGGATTCGTGCTGGGGATCTGTGAAGTGCTAACCAGTGCCGATTCCTTTAAGCGACTAACCGCTCTGCTCCAGACATATCCGCGATCGACTCAGGAAGTTCTCCTTATTCAGGAAGACCCCACCACCGAGCAAATCCTGCGCCGCCTGCTCACCAAAGCCGGATGGCAAGTCCTGACCACCGACCTCTCTACTGCCCTGCGCCCCTGCGATCGTCCCCCGGATGTCATTCTGATGGATCTGCTCACTTCCAGACTCGGCAGCTTCGATTGGCTGGCAAACCTGCGGCAGCTATCCGACTGGAAATCCGTCCCCACCATTGCGACGATCGCCAGTGACCTGACCCCCAACCGTCACCAGTTCCTCAACGACAGCGTCACCCAACTGATGCAGCGCCCCCAGCCGAGATTCCAGCTTTTCGACCAGCGCCTCATCGTTTGCCGCCTTCGGGAGCACCTGGATTAGAACGCCACCCGCTGCGGTCACGCCTTCCGCACCCACAAACACACCCACGATCAGCGCCGAGGGGGTTTGCTCCGATCGCACCAAATAATGCGTAATATCATCCCCAATTTCGCCGGAAACGAGCTGCACTGTACTGGAATAGGGATAGCCGTAGCCCATATCGCGCACGACGTACAGGTAGCCCTCTCTGCCGACCGCCCCGCCGACATCCAGCTTGCCTCGCTCATTGGGTGGTAGCTCAATTTCAGGATTATCTACATAGCCGCGCACCGTGCCATTGGCTCCGGCATCCACCATCACGCCGCCCAGTGGACCATTACCCTTGACGCGAATATTGACTCTCGCTTCTTCTCGCTTCATGCTTGACGCCAGCAGCAGCCCCGATGCCATCGTTCTTCCCAGAGCAGCGGTCGCCACATAGGACAAACCGTGTCTTTGGCGGGCTTCCTCCGTTAGACGAGTCGTAATCACCCCGACCGCCCGAATTCCGCCATCGGCAGCCGTTGCCCGAATCAGTTGATCTGCCATGAAAACTCTACACACTTCTTAACAGGTCTAACAGGTTTTCTCGTCCTTCATCTTCATCCTCTATTCGGCTGTCTGTTTGATTCCTGTACCCATTTCCCATTTCTCTGCTCTGTCCATTTTCCTTTACTTCTTCTACCACCCAATGAGCGAGGCAAGCTGGATGTCGGCGGGGCGGTCGGGGTGATTACGACTCGTCTAACGGAGGAAGCCCGCCAAAGACACGGTTTGTCCTATGTGGCGACCGCTGCTCTGGGAAGAACGATGGCATCGGGGCTGCTGCTGGCGTCAAGCATGAAGCGAGAAGAAGCGAGAGTCAATATTCGCGTCAAGGGTAATGGTCCACTGGGCGGCGTGATGGTGGATGCCGGAGCCAATGGCACGGTGCGCGGCTATGTAGATAATCCTGAAATTGAGCTACCACCCAATGAGCGAGGCAAGCTGGATGTCGGCGGGGCGGTCGGCAGAGAGGGCTACCTGTACGTCGTGCGCGATATGGGCTACGGCTATCCCTATTCCAGTACAGTGCAGCTCGTTTCCGGCGAAATTGGGGATGATATTACGCATTATTTGGTGCGATCGGAGCAAACCCCCTCGGCGCTGATCGTGGGTGTGTTTGTGGGTGCGGAAGGCGTGACCGCAGCGGGTGGCGTTCTAATCCAGGTGCTCCCGAAGGCGGCAAACGATGAGGCGCTGGTCGAAAAGCTGGAATCTCGGCTGGGGGCGCTGGCAGGCTTTACGCCACTGCTTCAGGCGGGCAAATCTCTGCATCAGATTTTTGAGGACCTGCTGGGCGACGAAGGGCTGCAAATCTTCCCGGAAACCCAGATGCTTCACTTCCACTGCGGCTGTTCATTCGATCGCGTATTGGGGGCATTGAAGATTCTGGGCGAAACGGAGCTGCAAGACATGATTGCCAAGGATGAGGGGGCAGAAGCCACCTGTCATTTCTGCGCTGAAGTTTACAAAGCCAACGAGCAGCAGCTTCAAGAACTGATTGACGAACTGCGCGTCGAGAAAGCTCATTCCTAATGTAGGAATATCTGGTGTCCAGGTCCCCTCCTGGATATGGCTCGGATGCGGCTCTGCCGCTTTAGCTCATCGGATCTGGAGGCAGACCTCCCTAGGCATTCCAATGCAGAGCAGTGGAACGAGGGAACGAGGGACAATGAGGAGAACGAGGAGATACCAGAAAGCTAAAAGACGATCGATTCAGGGTCTCATCGGCTTTCTGCGTCGAAT from Leptolyngbya ohadii IS1 includes the following:
- the hslO gene encoding Hsp33 family molecular chaperone HslO; the encoded protein is MADQLIRATAADGGIRAVGVITTRLTEEARQRHGLSYVATAALGRTMASGLLLASSMKREEARVNIRVKGNGPLGGVMVDAGANGTVRGYVDNPEIELPPNERGKLDVGGAVGREGYLYVVRDMGYGYPYSSTVQLVSGEIGDDITHYLVRSEQTPSALIVGVFVGAEGVTAAGGVLIQVLPKAANDEALVEKLESRLGALHQLGDAVVEELVTVGGQVTGDRRNGGDGFPVG
- the hslO gene encoding Hsp33 family molecular chaperone HslO; translation: MITTRLTEEARQRHGLSYVATAALGRTMASGLLLASSMKREEARVNIRVKGNGPLGGVMVDAGANGTVRGYVDNPEIELPPNERGKLDVGGAVGREGYLYVVRDMGYGYPYSSTVQLVSGEIGDDITHYLVRSEQTPSALIVGVFVGAEGVTAAGGVLIQVLPKAANDEALVEKLESRLGALAGFTPLLQAGKSLHQIFEDLLGDEGLQIFPETQMLHFHCGCSFDRVLGALKILGETELQDMIAKDEGAEATCHFCAEVYKANEQQLQELIDELRVEKAHS